In Solanum pennellii chromosome 3, SPENNV200, a single window of DNA contains:
- the LOC107012644 gene encoding auxin-responsive protein IAA17-like: MSSERAKSANDLTETNNSGLNYNETELTLGLPGESRKQISGAKRGNSDGMELSLGSSTSGERRRDTCEVNHSKNEISTGNKPPAKAQVIGWPPVRSYRKNVIEKCKYVKVAVDGAPYLRKVDLEMYDSYQKLLNALENMFTCLTICNSQSESKLMDLTNGVEYEDKDGDWMLVGDVPWKMFVDTCKRIRLMKSTEAIGLAPRTPGRSSS, from the exons atgtcaTCGGAGAGAGCCAAATCAGCGAACGATTTGACGGAAACTAATAATTCCGGCCTCAATTACAATGAAACTGAGCTAACTCTCGGCTTACCCGGCGAATCGCGGAAGCAAATCTCCGGTGCAAAACGTGGAAATTCCGACGGTATGGAATTAAGCCTAGGAAGCTCAACTTCCGGTGAACGCCGCCGTGATACCTGCGAAGTTAATCACTCGAAAAACGAAATCTCTACCGGAAACAAACCTCCAGCAAA GGCACAAGTAATTGGATGGCCGCCGGTGAGATCATACAGAAAAAACGTGATAGAAAAGTGCAAATACGTGAAGGTAGCAGTTGACGGAGCTCCTTACTTGAGAAAAGTAGATCTGGAGATGTACGACAGTTACCAGAAGTTGTTGAATGCTTTAGAAAACATGTTTACTTGCCTAACAATCT GTAATTCTCAAAGTGAAAGCAAGCTTATGGACCTTACAAATGGTGTAGAATATGAAGATAAAGATGGAGACTGGATGCTTGTTGGAGATGTTCCATGGAA AATGTTTGTTGATACGTGTAAGAGAATTAGGTTGATGAAGAGCACGGAGGCTATTGGATTAG CTCCACGAACACCTGGGAGATCGTCGAGTTGA